CTCGTCGGCCCGCCGACTGTCCGTGATCTCAGTCCAGCACGTGCGAGACCATGCCGTCGGCAAGCTTGGGCTCGAACCACGTGGATTTGGGCGGCATCACCTGGCCGGCATCGGCCACCGCCATCAGGTCTTCCATGCGCGTCGGAAAGAGCGAAAAGGCGGCAGCCATCGTGCCGCTGTCGAC
The genomic region above belongs to Betaproteobacteria bacterium and contains:
- a CDS encoding DUF1015 family protein, encoding VDSGTMAAAFSLFPTRMEDLMAVADAGQVMPPKSTWFEPKLADGMVSHVLD